A single genomic interval of Chrysemys picta bellii isolate R12L10 chromosome 8, ASM1138683v2, whole genome shotgun sequence harbors:
- the SLC6A9 gene encoding sodium- and chloride-dependent glycine transporter 1 produces the protein MADKCSGGLLNGAVPGEATKRDENVKRGNWTNQIEFVLTSVGYAVGLGNVWRFPYLCYRNGGGAFMFPYFIMLVFCGIPLFFMELSFGQFASQGCLGVWRISPMFKGVGYGMMVVSTYIGIYYNVVICLAFYYFFSSMTRVLPWTYCTNPWNTPDCSGVLDATNGSAAPPLNLTQLLNHTLKRTSPSEEYWRRYVLRLSDDIGNLGEVRLPLLGCLGISWVVVFLCLFKGVKSSGKVVYFTATFPYVVLTILFVRGITLEGAVTGIMFYLTPQWDKILDAKVWGDAASQIFYSLGCAWGGLITMASYNKFHNNCYRDSIIISITNCATSVYAGFVIFSILGFMAQHLGVDVSQVADHGPGLAFVAYPEALTLLPISPLWSVLFFFMLILLGLGTQFCLLETLVTAIVDEVGNDWIIRRKMFVTLGMAVVGFLLGIPLTTQAGIYWLLLMDNYAASFSLVIISCIMCVSIMYIYGHRNYFKDIEMMLGFPPPLFFQICWRFFSPAIIFFILVFTVIQYRPIAYNTYVYPPWAISIGFLMALSSVLCIPLYAVYKLCRAEGDTLLQRLKNATKPSQDWGPALAEHRAGRYAPAPAARLEVQPLNPEKPRSEDVALPVQGSNGSAHSQDSRL, from the exons AATGGTGCCGTCCCCGGAGAGGCGACCAAGCGAGACGAGAACGTGAAACGGGGCAACTGGACCAACCAGATTGAGTTTGTGCTGACGAGCGTGGGCTACGCCGTGGGGCTGGGCAACGTGTGGCGCTTCCCCTACCTCTGCTACCGCAACGGGGGAG GAGCCTTCATGTTCCCCTATTTCATCATGCTGGTCTTCTGCGGCATCCCCCTCTTCTTCATGGAGCTCTCCTTCGGGCAGTTCGccagccagggctgcctgggcGTCTGGAGGATCAGCCCCATGTTCAAAG GCGTGGGCTATGGGATGATGGTGGTCTCCACGTACATTGGCATCTACTACAATGTGGTGATCTGCCTCGCCTTCTACTACTTCTTCTCCTCCATGACACGGGTGCTGCCCTGGACCTACTGCACCAACCCCTGGAACACCCCCGACTGCTCCGGGGTGCTGGACGCCACCAACGGCTCTGCCGCACCACCCCTCAACCTCACCCAGCTCCTCAACCACACGCTCAAGCGCACCAGCCCCAGCGAGGAGTACTGGAG GCGGTACGTGCTGAGGCTCTCGGACGACATCGGGAACCTGGGCGAGGTGCGGCTCCCCCTGCTGGGCTGCCTGGGCATCTCCTGGGTCGTCGTCTTCCTCTGCCTCTTCAAGGGCGTCAAGTCATCAGGAAAA GTGGTGTACTTCACAGCCACCTTCCCCTACGTGGTGCTCACCATCCTCTTCGTGCGCGGCATCACCCTGGAGGGCGCCGTCACCGGGATCATGTTCTACCTGACGCCACAGTGGGACAAGATCCTGGATGCCAAG GTCTGGGGAGACGCTGCCTCCCAGATCTTCTACTCTCTGGGCTGCGCCTGGGGGGGGCTCATCACCATGGCATCCTACAACAAGTTCCACAACAACTGCTACAG ggaCAGCATCATCATCAGCATCACCAACTGCGCCACCAGCGTCTATGCCGGCTTCGTCATCTTCTCCATCCTGGGCTTCATGGCCCAGCACCTGGGCGTGGACGTCTCCCAGGTGGCCGACCACGGGCCCGGCCTGGCCTTCGTGGCCTACCCTGAGGCCCTGACCCTGCTGCCCATCTCGCCCCTCTGGTCCGTGCTCTTCTTCTTCATGCTCATCCTGCTAGGGCTGGGCACGCAG TTCTGCCTGCTGGAGACACTGGTGACGGCCATTGTGGACGAGGTGGGGAATGACTGGATCATCCGCAGGAAGATGTTTGTGACGCTGGGCATGGCCGTGGTGGGCTTCCTGCTGGGCATCCCACTCACCACCCAG gctGGCATATACTGGCTCCTGCTGATGGACAATTACGCTGCCAGCTTCTCCCTGGTCATCATCTCCTGCATCATGTGCGTCTCCATCATGTACATCTACG GGCACCGGAACTACTTCAAGGACATCGAGATGATGCTGGGCTTCCCGCCTCCCCTCTTCTTCCAGATCTGCTGGAGGTTCTTCTCACCCGCCATCATCTTC TTCATCCTGGTGTTCACGGTGATCCAGTACCGGCCCATCGCCTACAACACCTACGTCTACCCCCCCTGGGCCATCAGCATCGGGTTCCTCATGGCGCTGTCCTCCGTGCTCTGCATCCCGCTCTACGCCGTCTACAAGCTCTGCCGCGCCGAAGGGGACACGCTgctccag cGTTTGAAAAACGCCACCAAGCCGAGCCAGGACTGGGGCCCGGCGCTGGCTGAGCACCGGGCCGGGCGCTacgcccccgcccccgcggcccGCCTGGAGGTGCAGCCGCTGAACCCCGAGAAGCCGCGGAGTGAGGACGTGGCCCTCCCCGTGCAGGGCAGCAACGGCTCCGCCCACAGCCAGGACTCCAGActgtga